The segment GCGTCGAATTAAACCACATACTCCACTGCTTGTGCGGGCCCCCGTCAATTCCTTTGAGTTTCAACCTTGCGGTCGTACTCCCCAGGTGGATTACTTATTGTGTTAACTGCGGCACTGAAGGGGTCAATCCTCCAACACCTAGTAATCATCGTTTACGGTGTGGACTACCAGGGTATCTAATCCTGTTTGCTACCCACACTTTCGAGCCTCAGCGTCAGTTGGTGCCCAGTAGGCCGCCTTCGCCACTGGTGTTCCTCCCGATATCTACGCATTCCACCGCTACACCGGGAATTCCGCCTACCTCTGCACTACTCAAGAAAAACAGTTTTGAAAGCAGTTTATGGGTTGAGCCCATAGATTTCACTTCCAACTTGTCTTCCCGCCTGCGCTCCCTTTACACCCAGTAATTCCGGACAACGCTTGTGACCTACGTTTTACCGCGGCTGCTGGCACGTAGTTAGCCGTCACTTCCTTGTTGGGTACCGTCATTATCTTCCCCAACAACAGGAGTTTACAATCCGAAGACCTTCTTCCTCCACGCGGCGTCGCTGCATCAGGGTTTCCCCCATTGTGCAATATTCCCCACTGCTGCCTCCCGTAGGAGTCTGGGCCGTGTCTCAGTCCCAATGTGGCCGTTCAACCTCTCAGTCCGGCTACCGATCGTCGCCTTGGTGGGCCGTTACCTCACCAACTAGCTAATCGGACGCGAGGCCATCTCAAAGCGGATTACTCCTTTTCCCTCTGCTCGATGCCGAGCCGTGGGCTTATGCGGTATTAGCAGTCGTTTCCAACTGTTGTCCCCCTCTTTGAGGCAGGTTCCTCACGCGTTACTCACCCGTTCGCCACTCGCTCGAGAAAGCAAGCTCTCTCTCGCTCGTTCGACTTGCATGTGTTAGGCGCGCCGCCAGCGTTCGTCCTGAGCCAGGATCAAACTCTTTATAAATGATATTTATCACTTAAAAGTGTTAAATCTTGTTCGCTCAGCACGCAATCGCTTGCGTCCTGTGTGAATTACTTTTGGAATTGTTTTAAGTGTTTTTCCAAACACATAAAGGTTCCTTACAAGTTTTTCGATATTGTTCAATTTTCAAGGTCCTGTGCGCCTCAGCCTTGCGGCTGACGACCTGCTTATTGTACCACCGAAGTGGTTTTTTGTCAAGCCTTATTTTTTAGAAGCTTTTGAACTTTCTGAACTTGGACACTCAAGAAGTTTCTCAGAACAAACCGGAACTTTTTCAGCGTCTATTGGTTCTTTTCAAGGGCTTCCTGCTGTGGCTTCGGAAGTCATTCTTTTGCCTCAGCGCTTGGCGCTCAAGTATAATACCACACCCCCGCCTCCTTGTCAACACTTTTTGACAGATTTTTTTCATTCTTTTTTGCGTTCACCCCAAAACAGCAGCAAACCGCAGGAAAAACTGCGCCGCAGCTGCAATGCAGCTGCGGCGGCAAAAGCGGAAGAGTCCTCTCCCGGAATATTCAGGTTTTCAGGATCTTCGCAGGGTCAGCCAGACTGCAGCAGCCAGCATGGGCAGCATTCCGATCAGGCCAATGGGTGCCGGGCCCAATACATTATAGTAACTGTCTGCCGGGTTCGTCAAAACCACAAACAGCGCTGCCACCGCATTGAACGCGCCGTGCGCAATGGACGGCACCCAGATGCACCCAGTCTTTTCATAGAGCCAGTCCAACAGGGTATTGAGCGCAAAGCAGACTATGCACCACACGAAAAGGCCCAGTACCGGCGCACCCAAGTAGTTGGTGCCGTATTCGTAGCCCACCAGCAGCATCAGCGGCCAGTGCCAGACACCCCAGATCACGCCGCCCAGCAGGCGGCCGTTGAGCAGGCCGAGCTGCTCCTTCAGGTGAGGCATCATATACCCGCGCCAGCCGGCTTCCTCACCCAAAGCTGCGAACATATTGATGAGCGGAGCCAGTGTGACCGCGAACAGACCTGTTTCCAGCATGTAGCTGAGGTTGGATACACCCAGCTCCCTGCGCAGGGTCTGCGCGTCCATCTCGCCGCCGTAGGCCGCTGTCAGCCAGCTGCCGGAGAGGTCCAGCCGATGCGGGAACACCGCAAAATAGAGCACTGCAGCCAGCACCGTGAACACCGCCGGGCCAAACCACGCCGCCAGCCAGTAGCGGCGCTTGCCCTGCACCTTCCAGCCGATGCCGGTGGGCTGGCGCAGAAAGACCTTTTGCACCAGCAGCACCGCCAGAAGCGGGCAGAGCATGGTGGCGACCAGCGCCAGCTGATACAGCACGGCATTCTGCTTTTGCAGCAGTGCCATGCAGCCACCGACCTGACACAGCCATGCCAGACCAAACGCTAACAGGAAATAAAGGCCGAAGCCCTGCTTTTCTTTTGTGGTCATACGAACTTCACCGCCGTTCCATAAGCAATGACCTCTGCCGCGCCCTGCATGACGCTGGCGGAAGCGTAGCGCATCCCTACAACTGCATCCGCTCCAAGGGCCTCTGCATCCTTGACCATGCGTCCTGTGGCGATCTGCCGGGCTTCGGTGAGCATATCCGCGTAGTCGGTCACTTCACCGCCCACCAGCGTGCGGAACCCCGCCATCAGATCGTGGCCCAGATTGCGGCTCTGCACCGTGCTGCCGCGCACCACGCCCAGCGCTTCCAGCTTTTTGCCGGGCACCTCGTTAATAGTTACGATAAGCATCTTCTTCTCCCTTTCCGATCTCTTCAATGCGTTCCAGCAGCACCTTCAGCGTGCCCACGATGCACCCCACCGGGATGCCGAACAATACGATGAGCAGCGGCAGCGGCGGCGCTTCCTGCGGGTCGCTGTAAAAGGCCCACGCCATCGTTGCGATCACAAAAGCCATCAGCGCCACAAAAAGGGCCGCGCCGACACAGGCACCGCGGATGCGCTCGCCTTTTCGGTCTGTGCGTTCGATGTTCACAAAGGTCACCCCCTGTTCTTCCCGTGCAGCAAGGCGCGCAAGCGTCTGCCTGCGAGTAGCTGCGGTAGCCGTTGCCCGGTTCGCGGCCGGGGGTAATGAGCCCCTCCTCCTCGTAAAAGCGGATGTTCTTTTTGGTCACGCCCACGGCGGCTTCCACTTCGTTGATCTTCATGGCTCCGGTGCCTCCTTACGTGCCTATATTACACCTTCCAGAAAGGGGAAGGTCAAGTCTTTTTACAAAAAGAACTCCCTTCGTCTCGCATTCGCTCGACACCTCCTTCAGAGAGGGAGGCTTACCGTACGGGCAGGCTCCCTCCTTGAGGGGGCTGTCTGCGGAGCAGACTGGGGGAGTTTCTTCCTTTAAAAATAACACTTGATCTGGAACCGATCGGCGTTGTCCTTTTTTTCCTCCACCACGATGTGCTCATGGTTGAAGTCAAAATGCACCGGGGTGCACAGGTCGGTATTGCGGGTCAGGCGCAGCAGCTCCTGCACCCGCTTTTTCTCCTCCGGCACATAGAACAGGTAGCTCACGCCCTCCTTTTTGGCACGACCGGTGCGGCCGATCCGGTGGGTGTAATGTTCGTTCTCGCTGGGGACATCGTAGTTGATGACGGCGTCCACGTCCGAAACATCGATGCCGCGGGCGGCAACGTCGGTGGCTACCAGAATGGCCAGCTTGCCGTCCCGGAAGTTTTGCATGATCTGGTTGCGCTCCTTCTGGGAGAGGTCGCCGTGCAGACAATCCACCGAGAAGCCCAGCCGTGCCAGCTGGTTGGCCAGAGTGGCCGTGTTGAACTTGGTATCGCAGAACACCATCACCCGCTTGTAGCTCTCACCAATGATGATCTGTGCAAGGTCGGAAAGCTTGTTGCGGCCGGAGGTCTCCAGCATATACTGGGTGATCTTGGGCTGGCTCTCCTCCCGGGGCTGGACGGTGATCTCCTCAGCGTTGTGCTGGTACAGCCAGCCAATGTCCATCACCTCGCGGCTGATGGTGGCCGAGAACATGGAAAGGGACTTGCGGGCCTTCATCATTTCAATGATATGCCGCACATCCTTATAGAAGCCCATGTTCAGCATCTCGTCGGCCTCGTCCAGCACGATCTGGGTCACATGGGAGATGTCGATGGTGCGGTGCTTGTAGTGGTCCATCAGACGGCCCGGCGTGGCTACCACGATCTGGCAGCCCTCGGCAAGGC is part of the Faecalibacterium sp. HTF-F genome and harbors:
- a CDS encoding CPBP family intramembrane glutamic endopeptidase, yielding MTTKEKQGFGLYFLLAFGLAWLCQVGGCMALLQKQNAVLYQLALVATMLCPLLAVLLVQKVFLRQPTGIGWKVQGKRRYWLAAWFGPAVFTVLAAVLYFAVFPHRLDLSGSWLTAAYGGEMDAQTLRRELGVSNLSYMLETGLFAVTLAPLINMFAALGEEAGWRGYMMPHLKEQLGLLNGRLLGGVIWGVWHWPLMLLVGYEYGTNYLGAPVLGLFVWCIVCFALNTLLDWLYEKTGCIWVPSIAHGAFNAVAALFVVLTNPADSYYNVLGPAPIGLIGMLPMLAAAVWLTLRRS
- a CDS encoding DEAD/DEAH box helicase is translated as MLYSELQCSPAIHQAVERMGFAEMTEIQEKTIPVMMAGHDVIAKAPTGTGKTCAFGIPVAEHILPENKYPQAVIMAPTRELAQQIAEELTQLTYFMPEVQVACVYGGANMEKQAKRLAEGCQIVVATPGRLMDHYKHRTIDISHVTQIVLDEADEMLNMGFYKDVRHIIEMMKARKSLSMFSATISREVMDIGWLYQHNAEEITVQPREESQPKITQYMLETSGRNKLSDLAQIIIGESYKRVMVFCDTKFNTATLANQLARLGFSVDCLHGDLSQKERNQIMQNFRDGKLAILVATDVAARGIDVSDVDAVINYDVPSENEHYTHRIGRTGRAKKEGVSYLFYVPEEKKRVQELLRLTRNTDLCTPVHFDFNHEHIVVEEKKDNADRFQIKCYF
- a CDS encoding heavy metal-binding domain-containing protein, which codes for MLIVTINEVPGKKLEALGVVRGSTVQSRNLGHDLMAGFRTLVGGEVTDYADMLTEARQIATGRMVKDAEALGADAVVGMRYASASVMQGAAEVIAYGTAVKFV